The nucleotide window GCGTTGACGAGGTCTGCTCTCACGTAGTCGATTGCCCCCATTCAACCCCGGACTATTCGGAGCACGGAACCCCGGTCGTTCGCACTTCCGAGATCGAAGATGGTCGTTATTATCCAGACGAATCTCCACGAGTGGATGAAGAAGGGTATCAGAAGCGAGTTTCTCGGCTGGAGCCGAAACCGGGGGATGTAGTTTTCACTCGTGAGGCACCTATTGGTGAAGCCTTCAAAATATCTGAAGGTATGAAACTATGTCTTGGTCAGCGGTTGATGCACCTCCGACCCGAAAATGGCGTTCTAGATGCTGATTTCCTCGTTGAACTGCTGTATTCTGATATGATGCAGAGTTGGTTTGAACGATCTGCACGAGGGAGTACAAGCACTCACGTCAATGTGGGAGATATTGAAAGTATGGAAATTCCAGTACCACCGATCGAGGAACAGCATCGTATCGTGGACATTCTCGGTGGTTTTCGTGAACAACTGGATTCAGAACGCAATCTCTTGAGTAGATACGAGCGCCTCAAACGCGGCCTTATGCAAGACCTGCTCTCCGGCGCGGTTAGAACCACGAACACCGACATCGAGGTGCCCGACGACATCGCCCAGCACGGCTAATGTACCGCCTTGCGATCAAAGAGTCGGCCCGCGAGGCGAACGACGCCGTCGCGGACCTCGTCGCTGACCGTGGCGATGTCCTCGACTGCGAGTCCGAAGGGGCGGCCCAGGCCCTCGCGGAGCGGGTCAGTGCCGCCGGGGAGCGCGTCCGTGTGCAGGCCGCCGCGCCGCAGGACTCGAGCGACGCGGACGGCTATCTCATCCGGCACCCGCGGCGGTACGTGTCCGACCCGAAGCCCTCGGACACGACCGGGCTGACCTTCGACGTGGGCGCGAACCAGTACGGCGCACTTGGGGAGGCGCTCGTCTGCGGTACGTCCGGGCTGGCTCGGGGCATCAAGCACGTCCTGCGCAACGAACTCGACGACGTGATCGACGAGCGCCACTACCTGTACGGGATTCCAGACCCCTACATCACGGACGACCTCGACGCGGACGTGTCCTGGTCGCCCGATCTGCTGGTGCTGGTCGGGTCAGAGTATCAGGATAATCCTGTAGCGATGTACTACTGCGAGATCAAGACCGGCGACGCGTCCTTTCAGCGCACTCAAGCGGACGATATGCAGGCCGTCGCTCGGGAGTACGGCGTGCTGAAGATCAGGGTCATCGTCGAGGCCCTGCCCGACGAGTACACGCTTGAAGTCTCCGAAGTTCAGGCCGATTGATCGAGACCGCACACGAGTTCTGCCATGCGGTCCTCTCCGACCGATTCGATCGCTGGGGTGACTGACTGCGCTTGAGTTACGCGCTCGAAATTCGCTCTAACTCAAACTGATCCTGGCTATATTTGAGTGAGAGGCGAAATCTCCGACACCGATTTATTGGAGCACATCACCGCCGCCAGCGCTAACTCAAATACGGCTGTCCGGTTCGGGCGATCCACCGATACAAACTTCCATCCCGCGAACAACTGTCAGCTATGGATGCCATCCCATCCGAGGGCGGCGTCGAACGTTCGCTTCTCTCGTGGCTCGACGGCGTCGGATGGGAGACACACGGACAGGACGGCGGACGCGGGGCGACCGTGCTCGACGAGGCCCACGAGCGCGACAGTCACGAGGTGATCTACTGGGATCTCCTTGCCGAGCAGGTCGTCGCGCTGAACGAGGGCGTGACCGAGGCCACCGTCGAGCAGTTCGTCTCCTCGCTCCGGCGTGATCTCGACGCCGAGAACCTGATGGACGGCAATCGCGCGTTCTACCAGGTGCTCACCAAGGGCAAGACGTTCAATGTCACGCGCGATGATGGCGCGACCGACACAATCTACGTTGACCTCCTCGACTACGAGAACCCCGAGAACAATCGCTTCCACGCGGTGAATCAGTTCTCCGTCTCTCGCGAGACGACCATCCGCCCGGACGTGACCCTGTTCGTCAACGGGATTCCGCTCGTGACGATGGAACTCAAGAGCCTCGCGCAGGACAACGACTGGCACGACGCCGTTCGCGATCTCAAGGCCTACGAGGAAAGCGTGCCCCGGTTGTTCGTCCCCGGACTGTTCAATATCGCCGCCGATACGATGGCACTGCGCTACGGCGCGGTCGGCGCGCCCACGGAGTTCTACGAGCCCTGGAACGACGCGCCGGCGGTGTACGAAGACGACAACGCAATGCGGCAGGCGGTGCGGGCGCTGTGCAATCCCGAGGCGATTCTCGACCTGCTCAAACACTTCGTGTTCTACGAGCGCCGAGCGGGTGGCGACGCGAAGATCGTCCCGCGATATATGCAGTACTACGCGGTGAATCGCATCCTCGATCGGGTTCGCGAGGGCGAGCACAGGCGCGGGCTGATCTGGCACACTCAGGGGTCGGGCAAGTCGTTCACGATGCTCTACGCCGCCGAGAATCTTCTCTCGCGCCCCGCCGTGGCGCGCAACCCGCAGGTGTTCGTCATCGTGGACACGGACAAACTCAACAGCCAGATGCGCGACCAACTGGCGAACCTCTCGCTGGAGCAGTGGACGGAGGCCGAGAGTATCGACCACCTCCAGCAACTCATCGAGGAGGGGCGCAGTCAACTCGTCCTCACGACGATTCAGAAGTTCGAAGATGTCGATCCCGACGTGCAGGGGAACGACGAGGTGATCGTGATGAGCGACGAGGCCCATCGCTTCATGGAGGGTGGCCTTGGCAGTCGTCTCGAAAACGCTCTCGATGGGGCCTACCACTTCGGATTTACTGGCACGCCGGTTCAGGAAGGGGAGCGGTATGCACCGGACGAAAGTGAGCAGGCCAAGCGCAATACGATGCGCGAGTTCTGCCCCGAGGGCGAAGACTATCTCCACCGCTACTCGGTCAAGCAGGGCATCGACGACGGGCTGATCTTGCCCGTCTACTTCACGCTCCGCCACGAGATGGCGTGGGAGATCGACGAGGCCGGACTCGACGAGGAGTTCGAGCAGACGTTCCGTGGGATGACGACCGACGAGAAACGCGATTTCATCCGAGAGACCGTGACGGCGACGACGCTTGCAGAGATCGAGCCCCGCGTCGAGACGGCCGTCGCAGAGATCGACGCCCACTACGACGACCACGTCGCTCCGAACGGGTGGAAAGGGATGGTCGTCACGCCGAGCCGACGCTCGGCGGCGATGTACGGTGAGCGACTCGTCGAACGGCGCGGTGACGAGGAGGTGGAGGTCCTCTACACGGCGACCAACGACGACCCCGATATTATCCAGCAGTTCCACACGGACGCCGAGGAGCGTGATAGCATCGTCAAAGCGTTCAAAGACGAGGCGAATCCGAAACTGCTGGTCGTCCACAATATGCTCCTGACGGGCTTCGACGCCCCGATTTTGAAGACGATGTATCTCGACCGGAATCTGAAAAACCACAACCTCATGCAGGCGATCGCCCGGACGAATCGACCCGCTGCGGGGAAGGAGAACGGCGAAATCGTGGACTTCCAGGGCGTCTTCGAGAACATCGACGAGGCTCTGGACTACGACGCAGAGACGAAACAATACGCCGCTCGCAACAAAGACGACCTCTTCGACGACCTCGTCGAACAGGTCGAGCGGGTGCTGGACATTTTCGACGGGATTTCTCAAGCGGACACGCAGGAGGCGACTTCCGAGGCCATCGAGCGCGTCAGCACACATCCGGAACGCCGCGAGTTCAAGCAGAACTTCCGGCGACTCCAGAACCTCTACGAGGCCGTCGCCCCGGATGGGCGACTTGTCAGTGAGGGCATCGAAGACGACTACAAGTGGCTGAGTCGGATTCACGTCGCGTTCAAGCGCACCACGGCGGGCGAGGACGACCCCGAGCGGGAGATGCGCGAGAAGACGCGCGAGATCATCGACGACCACGTCGATATTTCCGAAATCAAGCGTGACTTCCCGACGTACAAACTCGGTGAAGAGTATCTCGACGACGTCGAGGGCCTCGAAAATCCTGGTGTGAAGGCCAGCCAGATCGCCCACGCAACCCGTGAACACCTCCATCCACGAGAGAACCAGAATCCCCGATACAAGCGACTCAGTGAGCGAGTTACCGACATCGTCGAGCGATGGCAAGGGGGTGAGATGAGCGACCCCGAGGCCGTTGCCGCCCTGAAATCCGTCGAGGAAAAAGTGCTGAACGTCGATCGGGAGGCCGACGACGAGGAGATGGAGGCCGCCGAGTTCGCCATCTACACGCACTTGACCGAGGAGACGCCCGACGCGATCGAGTCCGACGAGCAGGCCGAACAGGTCGCGGCGGAGATCGTCTCACAGTTCCGCGATCGAGTCGATCGGCACTATCCCGGGTGGGAAACGAACCACCAGACCATTGCCGAAGTCGAGCGGATCCTGTTGGGCGTTCTCGTGAAAGAACGCGACCTCGGCCACCTCATACGTGACGAGGAGGGATTCGTCGACGACGTTCGAAACTACCTCATCCAGAACGATGGCTGAGACTCGATCGCACGAAGTGGAGTTGGTCGGCCACTCCGTCGAGTACGATCTCCGACGGAGTGCTGACGCGACCAAGCCTCGGATCGACGTGGACATTCACGGCGTCACGGTCGTGATTCCGGACGCGACCGACGTCGATCCCGAGGAGGTCCTTCAGGAGAATGCGGTATGGGTCGTCGAGAAGAAAGCGAAATACGACACGTATCGTGAGGAGATCCCAGAGCGATCGTACGAGGAGGGCGCGATGTTTCCGTATCTTGGCGACGAGCGAGAGGTCGTGGTAGAACGTCGGTCATCGTCAGTCGTGTCAGAGAACGCGCTCCGGCTGGCCCGTCATCACGTTGAGGAGACCTCGGTGAAGCGGGCTCTGGAAACGCTGTACCGACGCAAAGCGCGAGAGACATTCGAAGAGCGGGCGGAGCATTTCGCTGAGCAGATCGGCGTGACCCACGAGCAAATCGAAGTTCGGAATCAGCGAACGAAGTGGGGGTCCTGTTCGACCACCGGGACACTCGGACTGAACTGGCGACTGATGATGGCTCCGCCGGAGATCGTGGACTACATCGTGATTCACGAACTGGCTCACCTGCGAGAACCCAACCACACAGATGCGTTCTGGTCTCTCGTTGGCGAACATGACCCGGACTACGAAGCACACGCTCGGTGGCTTGAAGAGAACAGTACGCAGTTAGTCTTCTCGGACGACGATCTCTGAGGGCCGTTCTTCCAGCCCCGTCTCTGAGACTTGCCGATTGCAGTCCTCTTCAAGATCGCGTGAAACGTGGGTCGAAAACTCCTCAAAATCTGCCAAGCCTAGGCCGGGATTTGAACCCGGGCTCTCGTCCTTACCAAGGACGCGCTTTACCGCTAAGCTACCCAGGCGCGATTTCGCGTAACCGGGAATCGACTAAAGGCGTTTCGATTCAGTGGTCGGCCTGACTGCGCGCGCCCTCGCTGCCGGGCGGATCGCGCGCGGCCGCGACGAGGTCGTCGACGACCGTCTCGGGCACGCTCGGCGGGCCCTCGCCCACCAGATCGGCGGCGTAGTTCCGCAGGCGTGGCCCGGGTCGGCCGCCGACCGCCGAGACCCCGGCTTCGACGGCGAGTTCGAACGTGTCGCGTTCGAGGGCGTAATCCCCGCGGTCGACGTCGGTGGCGTGATCGTGCCCAAAGGATCGGATCGTCGCGACGGCGCGATCGGCGGCGGCGGTGCGTGCGAGACAGTGCATGCCACGGGCGACGAGCACGTCAGCGACGAGGACGGCCTCGTCGCCCTCGACCGTTCGCCCGTCGGTCCAGGGCGGGGCCTGGGCGAGCGATCTGGTGAGTTCGAGGCCACGATAGATGGCCTGCACGGCGACGGCACAGTCGAGCGGCGACCGATCACGGTCCCCGACGGTGACGGTCGGGTCGGGCGCGGGTTCACCCAGACGGCGGCGCTCGGCGGTGGCGGCGGCGAGTGTCACCTCGCCGGCCGCGACGGACCCGCCGGTCACGTGCTCGACGAGTCGGTCCCGGAACGCCGGCGGTTCGACGTCGTCGACGGCCTCGCGGGCGGCCCGGCGGACCCGGTCCCCAGGGGCGTCCATCGGGCCAGACTAGCCGAGCGACCGGCAAAGACCTTTGGACCCCGGACTCACTGACGAGACCGCTGTCTCGGGAATCGAGAGCCCGCCGGACCGCCCGGCGGTCGAAAAGGGGGACGTCCGGCTTAGAGGTCGCGCGGCTGGACCGTCTTTCGGTCGTTCTCCTCGGCACGTCGCGCGGCGGCTTCGAGCAGCTCCGCGACCTCGTCGTCGAGGGCATCGTAGAAGTCCGAGGCCACGTTCATGTCATCCAGCGCTTCCTTGACGGCGGCTTTGACGATCAGGTCTGCCATACAGGGATTTTGTTCCGGTGGATGGTTTATAAACGTTCCCCATTCTCCCGCGGTTCAGGCTCCCTCGGGCCCGGCTTGGCCCCCCGACTGGCCGATCGTGACGGTCGACAGACAGTATCGTGGCGGTCTGCCGACGCGTTCGTGGCGAAACGACCAATAGCGGGGCCCCGCTGGTGGGGCCATGCGCGAGTTGCTGGACGCGGTCGCCGCTGGTGAACTCTCGCCCGCGGACGCCGAAGCGCGCCTTCGAGGGTACGCGACGACGGGCGCGGGCCGGTTCGACGCCGCGCGTCGGGAGCGATCGGGGGTGCCCGAGGCGATCCTCGCGAGCGAGAAGACCGCCGCGGACGTGGCCGCCCTCGCGGCGACGGCGATCGAGACGACGGGGCGAGCGATCGTCACGCGCGCGGATCGAGACCAGGTCGCCGCCGTGCGTGACCGACTCGACGCGGTGGCCCCGGCGGCGACGCTCGCCCACCACCCGGCCGCTCGGACGCTCGTCGCCCACGCCCCCACCTTCGATCCACCGCGTCTCGACGCGACCGTCGCCATCGCGACCGGCGGGACGGCCGATCGGGGGCCCGCCACGGAGGCGAGCTTGATCGCCCGTGAGATGGGGGCACGCATCCGCCTGATCGAAGACGTCGGCGTCGCGAGCCTCGCACGCACCGTCGACGCCGCCGACCGCCTGCGGGACGCCGACGTGGTGATCGTCGCCGCCGGCCGCGAGGGCGCGCTCCCGACGGTGATCGCGGGCCTGATCGACTCGCCGGTGATCGGACTCCCGATCGCCGCGGGCTACGGTCGTGGGGGTGAGGGCGAGGCCGCGCTCGACGGCCTCCTCCAGTCCTGTACTGCCCTCTCGGTCGTCAACGTCGACGCGGGCTTCACCGCGGGCGTGCAGGCGGGGCTGATCGCCCGCTCGATCGACGCCGCACGGGGCGCGTAATCGGGGTCACTCCGCACGGGGCGCGTAATCGGGGTCACTCCGCACGGGCGGAGGCCACGACGGCCTGGCCGTACGCCAGTCCGGCGTCGCCGGGCGGCACCCGATCGTGAGCGAGAAAGGCGAGCCCCGCGTCCTCGATAACGTCGCGGACCCGGCGGTGGATCGCGGCGTTGACTGCGACGCCACCGGTCAGCCCGACGTGATCGTGTCCCCGCTCGCGGGCCGCATCGACGGCGATCCGGGCGAGTCCACGCGCGATCGCGTCCTGGACGGTCGCGGCGAGCGGGCCCGTGGCCGTCGCGTCCCGACGATCGGCCACCCACTGGAGCACGGCGTGCGCGTCGAGGACGGGCCGTCCGTCGCATCGCTCCAGTGGCGGGTCGTAATCCAGCGGCTCGTGACCCGCTGCGGCGGCTTCGAGCGTCATCGCGGGCTGGCCTTCGTAGCTACGCTCCTGGCAGACGTCGAGTAGCGCCGCGGCGGCGTCGAGTGTTCGACCGGCGCTCGTCGTCTGTGGCGCATTCACGCCCGAGGCGGCCTGCTGGCGGATCGCGGCGGCCGCCGACCGATCGAGGCCCGCCCTGGCGAGACATCGGTCGATCCGGTCCGGATCGTCGAGGAGGCTCGCGAGGATCCGTGCGGGCTGGCGGACGGCGGCTTCGCCACCCGGGAGGCGAAACGCGGTGATCGAGCCGACTCGTTCGTAGCGGTCCCGGTCGGCCGCGAGCACTTCGCCACCCCAGACCGTCCCGTCGGGGCCGTAGCCCGTGCCGTCGAGGGCGAGGATCGTCGCGCGATCGACGCCCGACTCACCGAGGAGGCCCGCGGCGTGGGCGTGGTGGTGCTGGACCGATTCGACGCGATCGATCGACCAGTCGGGGTCGTCCGCGTACGCGCGAGCGCGCTCGGACGTGAGAAACCTCGGGTGGGCGTCACGGGCGACCACGCGGGGCTCGACGTCGAACAGCGTACAGAGACGCTCGACGGCGTCGGCGTGGGCCGCGAGCGTTTCGGGGTCGTCCACGTCACCGACGTGCTGGGAGGGTCGCACCCAGTCGTCGGCTGCGACCGCGACCGTCGCGTCGAACTCCGCACCGACCGCGAGCACGGGTGGCCCCTCCGGCCGGGGCAACGCCTCGGGCACCCACCCACGGGAGCGGCGGACGAACTGGCGGTCGCCGTCGACGATCCGGACGACGCTGTCGTCACACCGGTTCGCGATCGTCCGGTCGTGGACCAGGCTCGCGTCGGTCAGTTCGAGCGCTCGAATCGCCGCCTGATCGATCGCCATCGGTGCGCCCGGCGGGTTCGCACTCGTCATCACCAGCGGTTCGTCGAGCGTCTCGAACAGTCGGTGATGGAGCGCGGCGTACGGCAGCATGACGCCGACGGTGTGCAAGCCGGGCGCGACCGGCGCGAGCCAGCCGTCGTCGCGCCGATCGAGCACGGCGATCGGACGGCGGATCGATTCGAGCGCCTCGCGCTCTCGCTCGGAGACGGTCGCGACCGCCCGGATGGCGTCGAGGTCGGGGGCCATGAGTGCGAACGGCTTCGCCGGCCGCCCCGAGCGCTCGCGCAGGCGGCGGACGACCGTGGGCCGACTCGCACAGACCAGATGCGTCCCGCCGACCCCTTTGATCGCGACGATGTCGCCCGCTGCAATCCGCTCGGCGGTCGCGTCGATCGCGGCCGGCCCGCGCTCGCGGACGGTCCAGTCGTCGTCCCGGAGGGTGAGCGTCGGCCCACACTCGGGACACGCGATCGTCTGGGCGTGGTATCGTCGATCCGTCGGCGTCTCGTACTCCGCGCGGCAGTCCGCACACATCGGAAACGCGGACATCGTCGTCCGCGGGCGATCGTAGGGCAGGGCTTCGATCACGGTATAGCGGGGCCCACAGTCGACACACGAGGTCGCCCAGTAGTCGGCGTACCGACTGTCCGGGTCGCGCACGTCGGCCAGACAGGCCTCACAGGTCGCGGTGTCGGGCGGGATCGCGCCCGAACCCCCGGACTCGCCGGTCGAGGCGACGATCTCGAACTCGGTCGCGCCCTCGGGGGCGACCCAGTCGACGGTCGCGTCGTCGATGCGTGCGAGTGGCGGCGGATCCGATCGGACGCGCTCGATCGCGCGCTCGACGGCCGACCGGGACCCTTCGAAGGCGATCGCGACGCGTCCGTCGCCGGTGTTGTGCACCCGGCCCGCCAGGTCGGCGTCGTCGGCGGTCCGGGCGACGAAGGGCCGAAAGCCGACGCCCTGGACGACGCCGGTGATCGAGAGAGTCGCGCGGGCGCGGTCGGTCATGGTGGCACCCGGGCGGCGATCGTGTTGAGACTGTCGGAGCCACGCAATAGGGTGGGTGTGTGAATGGGTCTCGACTCCTGCGGCACCGATCGAAGAGGGTATGGGGCGCCGTCGGATAGATCCGCCAATGGCGACCCCGTTCGAGGCGCTGCCGACCCAACCGCGCGCCCAGGAGTTGATCGACCAGGCGTTCTCGCGAGCGGGTCGAGCGGGCCACGCCAAAGACGGGATCGACGCACAGTTGAGCATGGTCCGGACGGCGGCGAACGCGATCGGTGACAACTGCGAACACGTCGTCACCACCTGGCCCGATTTCGACGCGATCGACCCCTTCTACCGCGATCTGGCCGACGCCGTCGCGGGCATCGACGAGTTGCGCCAGGCGCTCTCGACGGTCGACTGGGTGGCCGACAGGACGGGCGACATCCGATCGGAGTACGAGTCTCGGGTCGCCCGTGCGGGCGACACCGAGACCGCCCGGACCCACCGCAAACAGGCGTTCGCGCGGTTGGCCGACATCACCGAACAGGCCACCGACGCCCTCGAACGGCTCGCGGCGGCCCGCGAGGCACTGACCGACCTGCCCGAGATCGATCCGTCCGCGCCGACGATCGTCGTCGCCGGATCACCGAACGTCGGGAAGTCTTCGTTCGTGAACCACGTCACGCGCGCGGACAGCGAGGTCGCGACCTATCCGTTCACGACGACGCAGATCCACGTGGGACATCTCACTCGCGATCACGTCCGCTACCAGATCGTCGACACGCCGGGCCTGCTCGATCGCCCGGCCGCCGAGCGCAACGACGTCGAGCGCCAGGCCGCGAGCGCGCTGGGCCACGTCGCGGACTGCGTGCTGGTCGTCCTCGACGCCAGCGAGTCCTGTGGGTACACCCGCGAGACCCAACTCGCCTTGCTCGCGAGTCTGCGCGAGGAGTTCACGGACGCGCCCGTGCTCACGGTCTGTAACAAGTCCGACCTCTCGACGGACGTCGACGCCGAGTACGCGATGAGCGTCACCGAGGACGAGGGCGTCGCGGACGTCGTGGCGGCGGCGATAGAGGCGATCGATTACGAACCCGTGCTTCCGCACGAGGAGTGAGCGTCTGATTTCGAGTGTTCGGCCCTCACGGGAGAGCCGAGCCGAACCCCCGAGTGGGACGGTATTGGGCGTCTGAGGGATCGTTTCGGGTGCTCGCGGGAAATTACTTGTCGGCACTCCACGAAAGATTTAAACTGATACGGGCGCAATAACACAGTTGTACACACGACTCCCGGCAGCGGGTGGCGGTACTCGCCAGTCGGAGAGTGTGCAAGTCACACCCATGGGGGGAAGCGCGACGAGCGCAAACACATGACAGAGCATTCCGATTATCACACAGCAGACGAAGCGACCGAGGAATCGACTATTGACGACGCCTCTCGGCGGACCTTCCTGAAGGGGACCGTCGGGGCGGGACTGCTGGCGACGGGCGCCGGGGCGGGGCTTTTCGGCTCTGCGACGGCGGCCGAAACCCTCCTCGTCGACGACTTCGACGACTGGAGTCACGGCGGAAGCAACGCGATGGGGGGGTACACCGGTGCTGGTGGGTTCGCGACTGCCTCCGCCAGCGGTGGTGTCATGACACTCGAAACGGCCGCCGAAGAGACTGGCTGGTTCGCGACCACCATCAGTGGGGACGTGAGTTCCTACGATCGTCTCGAACTCGTTCTCGCGGGGTCGTCGGACAACGCCGGTGAGGCGTTCACGCTCGGTGGGACGCCCCTTGGCGACCTTGCCGATGGATCCGTCTCGGGGACGGTCCAGATTCCGACGAGTTCGCTCGACGTTTCCGACGGCGCTCAGATGCAGCTCAACGGTGCCTGGGCACCGGCCGGAACCCTCGAAATCGACGCGATCCGCTTCGCCAGCGGTGACTCCGAACCGACCGAACCGACCACCGAGGAAACGCCGACGCCGACCGACGGCGAGGAGACGACGGTCGATGAGATGTCGCTGTCGGCGGTGCCGTCGGTGAGCGGCGACTCGGGCACGGTGGACGTCGTGCTGAGCGAGGTGCCGTCGACGGGCCTGTCCGGCTTCGAGATCGATCTGTCGATCGCGGACACGGACGTGGCGGCGTTCGAGACGGGCCGCGGCGTGTCGGCGGAGTTCCCGGACGCGTTCTCGTCGATCAGTTCGTCGTCGCTGTCCGAGTCGACGGCGACGGTGAAAGCGAGCGACGGAGCGGACGAGTACACGGGCGGCGAGACGGACGTGCTGCTCGCGACGGTCCCGGTCGTGATCAACGGGGACGGCGCGACGACGGTGTCGCTGTCGATCACGAAGCTGCAGGACGACGACGGGACGGAACTCGACCCGACGCTGGTCTCGGGGTCGATCCCGCCGGGGACCGAGCCGACCACCGAGCCGGGCACCGACCCGACGGTGGAGGGAACGACGCTGTCGGCGGCACCGTCGGTGAGCGGCGACTCGGGCACGGTGGACGTCGTGCTGAGCGAGGTGCCGTCGACGGGGCTGTCCGGATTCGAGATCGACCTGTCGATCGCGGACACGAGCGTGGCGGCGTTCGAGACGGGCCGCGGCGTGTCGGCGGAGTTCCCGGAGGCGTTCTCGTCGATCAGTTCGTCGTCGCTGTCCGAGTCGACGGCGACGGTGAAAGCGAGCGACGGAGCGGACGCGATCACGGGCGGCGAGACGGACGTGCTGCTCGCGACGGTCCCGATCGTGATGAACGGGGACGGCGCGACGACGGTGTCGCTGTCGATCACGAAGCTGCAGGACGACGACGGGACGGAACTCGACCCGACGCTGGTCTCGGGGTCGATCCCGCCGGGGACCGAGCCGACGACGACCGACGGCGAGCAGACGCCGGGCGAGTTCAACCTGATCCCCCGCCTCGACGTGGAGAACATCAACCTCGACGGGACCGCCGACGTGAGCATCACGCTCGACGAGGTCCCCGAGGCGGGCCTGTCCGGGTTCGAACTCGACGTGACGATCGCGGACACGAGCGTGGCGGCGTTCGATACGGGCCGTGGCGCGTCGGCGGAGTTCCCGGAGGCGTTCTCGTCGATCAACTCGTCGTCGTTCACCGAGTCGACGGCGACGGTGAAAGCGAGCGACGGAGCGGACGCGATCACGGGTGGCGAGACGGACGTGCTGCTCGCGACGGTGCCGGTCGTGGCCGTGGGCGGCGGGTCGACCGACATCAGCGTCTCGATCACCAAGCTTCAGACCGACGGTGCCGGTGACCCCATCGACGCAGTGACGATGGTCACCACGCTGACGGTCGACGTTCCCACGACGACGACCACGACCCAGGACGGTCCCGGCACGGTCGAAGAGGGCCTGTCCCGTCCGTCGGACACCGACGGCGACGGGTTCTTCGGTGACCTCAACGGCAACGGCCGCATCGAGTACATGGACGTGATCCTGTTCATCGATCACCTCGATGACCAGGTCATCCAGGGCAACGTCGACGCCTTCGACGCGGACGGCGACGGCGACGTCGACCTCAACGACGTCGTCGCGCTGTTCGACATGATCTGATCGGCAGATCAGACGCGGTCGCATCGCACCCAATCTCGACGTGACGGCGCGATTCGTCGCGTTTCCCCCTTTTTGCCGCTTAGCGGTTCCGAACCGATCGCTGATACCGATAGCGGACGGTCACTTCGACGTCCGACAGCGACGGTGGGAGTTCCGCAGCGATCG belongs to Halococcoides cellulosivorans and includes:
- the hypF gene encoding carbamoyltransferase HypF is translated as MTDRARATLSITGVVQGVGFRPFVARTADDADLAGRVHNTGDGRVAIAFEGSRSAVERAIERVRSDPPPLARIDDATVDWVAPEGATEFEIVASTGESGGSGAIPPDTATCEACLADVRDPDSRYADYWATSCVDCGPRYTVIEALPYDRPRTTMSAFPMCADCRAEYETPTDRRYHAQTIACPECGPTLTLRDDDWTVRERGPAAIDATAERIAAGDIVAIKGVGGTHLVCASRPTVVRRLRERSGRPAKPFALMAPDLDAIRAVATVSEREREALESIRRPIAVLDRRDDGWLAPVAPGLHTVGVMLPYAALHHRLFETLDEPLVMTSANPPGAPMAIDQAAIRALELTDASLVHDRTIANRCDDSVVRIVDGDRQFVRRSRGWVPEALPRPEGPPVLAVGAEFDATVAVAADDWVRPSQHVGDVDDPETLAAHADAVERLCTLFDVEPRVVARDAHPRFLTSERARAYADDPDWSIDRVESVQHHHAHAAGLLGESGVDRATILALDGTGYGPDGTVWGGEVLAADRDRYERVGSITAFRLPGGEAAVRQPARILASLLDDPDRIDRCLARAGLDRSAAAAIRQQAASGVNAPQTTSAGRTLDAAAALLDVCQERSYEGQPAMTLEAAAAGHEPLDYDPPLERCDGRPVLDAHAVLQWVADRRDATATGPLAATVQDAIARGLARIAVDAARERGHDHVGLTGGVAVNAAIHRRVRDVIEDAGLAFLAHDRVPPGDAGLAYGQAVVASARAE
- a CDS encoding NOG1 family protein; this translates as MATPFEALPTQPRAQELIDQAFSRAGRAGHAKDGIDAQLSMVRTAANAIGDNCEHVVTTWPDFDAIDPFYRDLADAVAGIDELRQALSTVDWVADRTGDIRSEYESRVARAGDTETARTHRKQAFARLADITEQATDALERLAAAREALTDLPEIDPSAPTIVVAGSPNVGKSSFVNHVTRADSEVATYPFTTTQIHVGHLTRDHVRYQIVDTPGLLDRPAAERNDVERQAASALGHVADCVLVVLDASESCGYTRETQLALLASLREEFTDAPVLTVCNKSDLSTDVDAEYAMSVTEDEGVADVVAAAIEAIDYEPVLPHEE